From the Ammospiza caudacuta isolate bAmmCau1 chromosome 24, bAmmCau1.pri, whole genome shotgun sequence genome, one window contains:
- the TULP1 gene encoding tubby-related protein 1 — MSVFQVKKEKKGKKKAATSSDEEDDSDSSTKPIRSEKKKNPASLFQTGGDPPKEKKSKKKVPPKGDESEEETPETLQKNSNKKGKAKKSKKQKEERPLSPVIEVENLEEFVLQPAPQGVTVKCRVTRDKKGMDRGLYPTYYLHLDNDKKVFLLAGRKRKKSKTSNYLISIDPTDLSRGGENFIGKLRSNLMGTRFTVFDNGANPDRANADWSNVRQELSAVVYETNVLGFKGPRKMTVIIPGMNADCERVPIRPRNDNDGLLMRWQNRNMDNVIELHNKAPVWNDETQSYVLNFHGRVTHASVKNFQIVHSSDPDYIVMQFGRVADDAFTMDYNYPLCAVQAFAIALSSFDGKLACE, encoded by the exons ATGTCCGTGTTCCAGgtgaagaaggagaagaaaggcaagaaaaaag CTGCCACCAGCAGTGATGAGGAGGATGATTCCGACTCCAGCACCAAACCCATTAGgtcagagaagaagaaaaacccaGCATCCCTCTTTCAGACTGgtggggaccccccaaaagagaaaaaatccaaaaagaaaG TTCCTCCCAAAGGAGATGAGAGTGAGGAGGAGACCCCAGAGACCCTGCAGAAAAACTCCAACAAGAAGGGGAAAGCAAAGAAATCAAAGAAG cagaaggaggagaggcCCCTGTCCCCTGTGATCGAGGTGGAGAACCTGGAGGAGTTTGTGCTGCAGCCGGCGCCGCAGGGCGTCACCGTCAAGTGCCGGGTGACACGGGACAAGAAGGGCATGGACAGGGGGCTCTACCCCACCTACTACCTGCACCTGGACAATGACAAGAAg GTGTTCCTCCTTGCTGGGAGAAAGCGTAAGAAGAGCAAAACCTCCAACTACCTCATCTCCATCGACCCCACTGACCTGTCACGGGGTGGAGAGAACTTCATCGGGAAGCTGAG ATCCAACCTGATGGGAACGAGGTTCACCGTGTTCGACAACGGCGCCAACCCCGACAGGGCCAACGCCGACTGGTCCAACGTGCGGCAGGAGCTCTCGGCCGTGGTCTAC GAAACCAACGTTTTAGGGTTCAAAGGCCCCAGGAAGATGACTGTCATCATCCCTGGCATGAATGCTGACTGTGAGAGGGTGCCCATCCGGCCCCGGAAT gaTAACGACGGCCTCCTGATGCGATGGCAGAACAGGAACATGGACAACGTGATCGAGCTGCACAACAAAGCCCCAGTGTGGAACGACGAGACCCAGTCCTACGTCCTCAATTTCCACGGCCGGGTCACCCACGCCTCCGTCAAAAATTTCCAGATCGTGCACAGCAGTGACC CTGACTACATCGTGATGCAGTTTGGGCGTGTGGCGGATGACGCCTTCACCATGGACTACAACTACCCCCTGTGCGCCGTGCAGGCCTTCGCCATCGCCCTCTCCAGCTTCGACGGGAAGCTGGCCTGCGAGTAG
- the FKBP5 gene encoding peptidyl-prolyl cis-trans isomerase FKBP5, producing MVARSKETMTTDEATKSEGEVQAAALAERGEDITPSKDRGVLKIIKRPGSEDECPMIGDKVYVHYKGKLANGKKFDSSRDRNEPFIFSLGKGQVIKAWDIGVATMKKGEICYLLCKPEYAYGSAGSAPKIPSNATLFFEVELLDFKGEDLFEDGGIIRRIKRKGEGYSNPNEGATVEIHLEGFCGGHRFDCKDVKFVVGEGEDHDIPIGIDKALEKMQRGEHCILYLSPRYGFGEAGKPKFGIQGNAELVYEVTLKSFEKAKESWEMDTKEKLEQAAVVKEKGTMYFKEGKYLQAVIQYGKIVSWLEMEYGLSEKESKASDSFLLAAFLNLAMCYLKLREYAKAVECCDKALGLDQDNEKGLYRRGEARLLMNEFELAKCDFQKVLEVNPQNKAAKSQISVCQKKTKEHNERDRRIYANMFTKFAERDAKEAASKTGAGKAEEKAACGKGRKTAGSEGEEAEGHV from the exons ATGGTGGCAAG GTCCAAGGAGACCATGACCACTGATGAGGCCACCAAGAGTGAAGGGgaggtgcaggcagcagctctggctgagcGTGGGGAGGACATCACCCCATCCAAGGACCGAGGGGTTCTGAAG ATCATTAAGAGACCTGGGAGTGAGGATGAGTGTCCCATGATTGGGGACAAGGTCTATGTGCACTACAAAGGGAAATTGGCCAACGGGAAGAAGTTCGACTCCAGCCGTGATCGGAACGAGCCCTTCATCTTCAGCCTGGGCAAGg GTCAGGTCATCAAGGCATGGGACATTGGGGTGGCCACCATGAAGAAGGGAGAGATCTGCTACCTGCTCTGCAAACCTGAGTACGCCTACggctctgctggcagtgcccccaaaatcccctccaatGCCACCCTCTTCTTTGAG gtCGAGCTGCTTGACTTCAAGGGCGAGGACTTGTTTGAGGATGGAGGGATCATCCGGAGGATCAAGAGGAAGGGGGAAGGTTACTCCAACCCCAATGAAGGAGCTACAGTGGAGA TTCACCTGGAGGGATTCTGTGGTGGCCACAGGTTCGACTGCAAGGACGTGAAGTTCGTGGTGGGCGAAGGAGAGGACCACGACATCCCCATCGGCATTGACAAGGCCCTGGAGAAGATGCAGAGGGGAGAGCACTGCATCCTCTACCTCAGCCCACG gtaCGGCTTTGGCGAGGCCGGGAAGCCAAAATTCGGCATCCAGGGCAACGCAGAGCTGGTGTACGAGGTGACCCTGAAGAGCTTTGAGAAG GCCAAGGAGTCGTGGGAGATGGACACCAAGGAGAAGCTGGAGCAGGCGGCCGTGGTCAAGGAGAAGGGCACCATGTACTTCAAG GAAGGCAAGTACCTGCAGGCGGTGATTCAGTATGGGAAGATTGTGTCCTGGCTGGAGATGGAGTATGGCTTGTCTGAGAAGGAGTCCAAAGCCTCGGactccttcctgctggctgccttCCTCAACCTGGCCATGTGCTACCTGAAGCTGCGCGAGTACGCCAAGGCTGTCGAGTGCTGTGACAAG GCTCTGGGGTTGGACCAGGACAATGAGAAAGGCTTGTACAGGAGGGGTGAAGCCAGGTTATTGATGAACGAGTTCGAGCTGGCCAAATGTGACTTTCAAAAAGTGCTGGAAGTGAACCCACAGAACAAAGCAGCGAAATCCCAAATCTCTGTGTGCCAGAAGAAAACCAAGGAGCACAACGAGAGGGACCGCAGGATCTATGCCAACATGTTCACAAAGTTTGCAGAGAGGGATGCAAAG GAAGCAGCCAGCAAAACTGGAGCgggaaaagcagaggagaaggcGGCGTGCGGAAAAGGACGCAAAACTGCTGGTTCTGAAGGTGAAGAGGCTGAAGGACATGTAtga